A region from the Rufibacter sp. DG15C genome encodes:
- a CDS encoding YceI family protein, whose product MKLKNTLLVALVAFVTFAFAGKGIDYKVVNGQSKVTWVGKKVAGEHSGAIKISQGKLTSNGKNITGGTFTMDMTSITNTDITDAKYNQQLVGHLKNDDFFAADKYPTSTLAITKVTKAKNGQYLINGDLTIKGIKKPIQFPATITHAGNQIKAKAAIKVDRTAYDIKYGSGSFFDNLGDKAIDNEFTLNVDLVAQK is encoded by the coding sequence ATGAAATTGAAAAACACCTTATTAGTAGCCCTAGTGGCATTTGTAACCTTCGCGTTTGCCGGTAAAGGCATAGACTACAAAGTAGTGAATGGTCAGTCTAAAGTAACTTGGGTAGGTAAGAAGGTAGCTGGTGAGCACTCAGGCGCCATCAAAATCTCCCAGGGTAAATTGACTAGCAACGGTAAGAACATCACCGGCGGTACGTTCACCATGGACATGACCTCTATCACCAACACAGACATCACAGACGCCAAATACAACCAGCAGTTGGTAGGTCACTTGAAGAACGATGACTTCTTTGCCGCTGACAAATACCCAACTTCTACCTTGGCCATCACCAAAGTAACCAAAGCCAAAAACGGTCAGTACCTGATCAACGGTGACTTGACCATCAAAGGCATCAAAAAACCTATCCAGTTCCCAGCTACCATCACGCACGCTGGCAACCAGATCAAAGCCAAAGCAGCCATCAAAGTTGACAGAACAGCTTATGACATCAAGTATGGTTCTGGTAGCTTCTTTGACAACCTAGGCGACAAAGCCATTGACAATGAGTTTACCTTGAACGTGGATCTGGTAGCCCAGAAATAA